A window of Candidatus Bathyarchaeota archaeon contains these coding sequences:
- a CDS encoding ribonuclease VapC, whose translation MLTKIDKQKTIVLDTSAFIAGFEPLSIQDIQYSVPEVEHELITDSLPWTRFIAALENGKLKVKTPRADYVKRIKASSKAVGDLLFLSDADQQVLALALELKDMGYNPQIVTDDYSIQNVANQVGIKFTPLLTFGIRYRFRWTLYCPACHHKYPADYQHKRCEICGTELKRKPVGKTPL comes from the coding sequence ATGCTGACAAAAATTGACAAACAAAAAACAATCGTCTTAGACACTTCGGCCTTCATAGCTGGATTCGAACCACTCTCCATCCAAGACATTCAATATTCAGTGCCAGAAGTTGAACACGAACTTATTACTGACTCGCTACCCTGGACCCGATTTATTGCTGCCCTTGAAAACGGAAAGCTGAAAGTCAAAACACCCCGAGCAGACTATGTTAAAAGGATTAAGGCGTCATCAAAAGCCGTTGGCGACCTGCTCTTCCTCTCAGACGCAGATCAACAAGTCTTAGCATTGGCATTAGAACTGAAAGACATGGGCTACAACCCTCAAATCGTCACAGACGACTACTCCATACAAAACGTGGCCAACCAAGTAGGCATTAAATTCACGCCGTTATTGACCTTTGGAATACGCTACCGCTTCCGCTGGACGCTTTACTGCCCCGCATGCCACCACAAATACCCAGCAGATTATCAGCATAAACGTTGCGAAATTTGCGGAACTGAGTTGAAACGGAAACCTGTCGGAAAAACGCCGCTATGA
- a CDS encoding trypsin-like peptidase domain-containing protein: MIALIVVAGIVGSIYTYQLCSGRVRELENKVATLQTQISAMTEALGSYNQTSVGNISLSELYDGIKDSVVLIRGQTAHGEVAGSGFVYNYSSDFFSGPIVITNYHVVQGTTSRSVTFTNGHAYSASVLGSDVYVDLAVLSVGGASPEEFKPLPIVSSSLVRVGDFVIAIGNPYELIGSMTTGIVSQLGRAIPEELAGGYSIANVIQISAPINPGNSGGPLLNSKGQVVGVTFAIIENSTGVGFAIPSNAILREIAWLVNGTSYPHSWIGVMGMDMTYEFAQEMGTSTTYGWLILDVISHSPAAKYELKADDIILAMNDTQIINGDEISSYLEEHTLPGQTTNITVERGGSEMIILLVLGTRPPPS, translated from the coding sequence GTGATTGCCCTCATAGTAGTCGCCGGTATTGTTGGAAGCATCTACACATACCAACTATGCTCAGGTAGAGTTAGAGAGTTAGAAAATAAAGTTGCAACCCTTCAAACCCAAATCTCCGCCATGACAGAGGCTCTAGGAAGCTATAACCAAACCAGCGTAGGAAACATATCGCTTTCCGAGCTCTACGATGGCATCAAAGACTCTGTAGTTTTGATTCGTGGGCAAACAGCTCACGGGGAGGTGGCAGGCTCAGGGTTTGTCTATAATTATTCAAGTGATTTCTTTTCAGGTCCAATTGTGATCACGAACTACCATGTAGTTCAAGGTACAACGAGCCGTTCCGTCACTTTCACAAATGGCCATGCATATTCTGCCAGTGTTCTTGGCTCAGATGTTTATGTTGACCTTGCTGTTCTCTCCGTTGGCGGTGCTTCTCCAGAAGAATTCAAACCTCTTCCTATAGTCAGCTCCTCGCTGGTCAGAGTGGGCGATTTCGTAATAGCCATAGGTAATCCTTATGAGCTAATCGGCTCCATGACAACTGGCATCGTTAGCCAGCTTGGAAGAGCAATTCCTGAAGAGCTTGCAGGCGGGTATTCTATTGCTAATGTCATACAAATTAGTGCTCCTATCAATCCGGGTAACTCCGGCGGTCCACTGTTGAACTCTAAAGGTCAAGTGGTGGGCGTTACATTTGCCATAATCGAAAACTCGACAGGAGTAGGCTTTGCCATACCCTCTAATGCAATCCTCCGCGAGATTGCTTGGCTTGTGAATGGTACCAGTTATCCACATTCTTGGATAGGAGTGATGGGAATGGATATGACCTATGAGTTTGCTCAGGAGATGGGCACCTCAACCACTTATGGATGGTTAATACTGGATGTGATATCTCACAGTCCAGCCGCAAAATATGAGTTAAAAGCTGATGACATAATCCTCGCCATGAACGACACACAAATAATAAACGGCGACGAAATTTCCAGCTACCTTGAAGAACATACGTTGCCAGGCCAAACGACCAACATAACGGTGGAAAGAGGCGGTTCTGAAATGATTATTCTTTTGGTGCTTGGAACTCGCCCACCACCAAGCTGA
- a CDS encoding NAD+ synthase encodes MKLTNKLLQINPATTQQKITRFIKDYINKTKTKGIVLGISGGIDSATTAALATKAIGPNKVLGLYMPEKETYNKTDHKHVKLLAEKFKFKLKTIDLTQTLNILYKTIPDYNLKDKLSRGNLKARTRMLIWYYYANHQNRIVAGSSDKSETMIGYYTKWGDAAADISPIMDLYKTQVRQLALHLDIPPAIAKKPSTPALWPNQTAEEEIGLKYEILDLILYGLEHFMPTKSIATQLHLPAKTIATVKKRWLQTEHKRQMPLTTKLQYRTINADFRLTRVTEVV; translated from the coding sequence ATGAAACTAACAAACAAACTACTCCAAATCAACCCAGCAACCACGCAACAGAAAATCACACGCTTCATCAAGGATTACATAAATAAAACCAAAACAAAAGGGATAGTCCTAGGCATCTCAGGAGGAATAGACAGCGCCACCACAGCCGCCCTAGCCACAAAAGCCATAGGCCCTAACAAAGTCTTGGGCTTATACATGCCAGAAAAGGAAACCTACAACAAAACCGACCACAAACACGTAAAGCTCCTCGCTGAGAAATTCAAATTCAAACTGAAAACCATCGATCTCACCCAAACTCTAAACATTCTATACAAAACCATCCCAGACTACAACCTAAAAGACAAACTTAGCCGAGGTAACCTCAAGGCTCGAACCCGCATGCTTATCTGGTACTACTATGCCAACCACCAAAACCGCATCGTTGCAGGCAGCAGCGACAAAAGCGAAACAATGATAGGCTACTACACCAAATGGGGAGACGCAGCCGCAGACATCTCCCCCATCATGGATCTATACAAAACACAAGTCCGGCAACTCGCCCTCCATCTAGACATACCACCAGCAATAGCAAAAAAGCCATCAACCCCAGCCCTCTGGCCAAACCAAACCGCAGAAGAAGAAATCGGCCTAAAATATGAAATCCTCGACCTAATCCTCTACGGCCTAGAACACTTCATGCCCACCAAATCAATAGCAACACAACTACATCTACCCGCCAAAACAATCGCAACCGTTAAAAAAAGATGGCTACAAACAGAGCATAAAAGACAGATGCCCCTAACAACAAAACTCCAATATCGAACTATAAACGCCGACTTCAGACTCACCCGCGTAACGGAGGTAGTATAA
- a CDS encoding carbon-nitrogen hydrolase family protein: MKEEFKVALAQFPCQIGNKQHNINKMAKYAQQARKQKAAIIIFPEMSLTGYTTRDLTYELAEEIPGPTTEKIEKIAKKESLYTIYGMPEFSEKGKAILYNTAVLIGPEGYVGKYRKMHLPTHSVFEEKRYFRLGYQTPVFETSIGKLGIIICYDIFFPEVTRALRLQGAKFIICISASPAVRKKFFETLTAARAIENTCFLAYVNLVGIENGLQFWGGSRLISPSGTIITQSKYNDEDISFGCVNYEDLKPIEAFVPTLRDLRPELYASLKELSENL; encoded by the coding sequence ATGAAGGAAGAATTCAAAGTAGCCCTCGCACAATTCCCATGCCAAATCGGAAACAAACAACACAACATCAACAAAATGGCAAAATATGCCCAACAAGCCAGAAAGCAAAAAGCCGCTATCATTATTTTCCCTGAAATGTCCCTGACTGGCTACACCACTCGAGACCTAACATATGAGCTCGCCGAAGAAATCCCAGGACCTACCACCGAAAAAATCGAGAAAATAGCCAAAAAAGAAAGTCTCTACACAATCTACGGCATGCCGGAGTTCAGCGAAAAAGGAAAAGCAATACTCTACAATACAGCCGTACTGATAGGTCCAGAAGGCTACGTCGGCAAATATAGAAAAATGCACCTACCAACCCACAGTGTCTTCGAAGAAAAGAGATACTTCAGACTAGGATATCAAACACCAGTCTTCGAAACAAGCATTGGAAAACTCGGCATAATCATATGCTATGACATATTCTTCCCAGAAGTAACACGTGCACTGCGGCTGCAAGGAGCAAAATTCATAATCTGCATCTCGGCCTCCCCTGCTGTAAGGAAAAAGTTCTTCGAAACTCTCACAGCCGCTAGAGCAATAGAAAACACATGCTTCTTGGCATACGTAAACCTCGTTGGCATAGAAAATGGTCTTCAATTTTGGGGAGGAAGCCGTCTCATAAGTCCAAGTGGCACCATAATTACCCAATCAAAATATAATGATGAAGACATCTCATTTGGATGCGTAAACTATGAAGACCTAAAGCCAATAGAAGCCTTTGTTCCCACCCTTCGCGATTTAAGACCAGAATTATACGCTTCATTGAAGGAACTTTCAGAAAACCTGTGA
- a CDS encoding pyridoxal phosphate-dependent aminotransferase: MRRKKAERLENIKPSGIRRLFALTQNMPDLISLGLGEPDFTPPMHVLEAAKQAIIEGKTHYTPSSGIPELREALAKKFTREYGLFYNPENEILVTVGATEAVFLALLAFINPGDEVLIPDPGFVCYEPAVLIAGGTPVSMPMLEDDCFKPDIETVTSLITEKSRVIILNFPNNPTGSILTYDELAELSKLAVEKDLIIISDEVYEKIIYDDAKHYCLATFPGMRERTIVVNSFSKTYAMTGFRVGCALGHEDLISPMLLTQQFTVACVDGPAQYAATAALEGPQKFVSEMVSKFDKRRRLVYRRLGEIEGFNCFLPKGAFYAFPNIKSYKTTSADFSEFLLKKAKVAVTPGSSFGKYGENYLRFSFATAYEKINEALDRIEKAVGNAKTR; this comes from the coding sequence ATGCGTAGAAAAAAGGCTGAGAGACTAGAGAATATTAAACCATCTGGGATTCGCCGTCTTTTTGCGCTAACTCAGAATATGCCTGACCTCATAAGCCTTGGTTTGGGAGAGCCGGACTTTACACCACCAATGCACGTCTTGGAGGCTGCTAAGCAAGCAATAATTGAAGGAAAAACGCATTACACGCCTTCAAGCGGAATTCCAGAATTGCGGGAAGCTTTGGCGAAGAAGTTCACTCGAGAATATGGGCTTTTTTATAATCCAGAAAACGAAATCTTAGTTACTGTTGGTGCAACAGAAGCAGTTTTTCTTGCCTTGTTAGCTTTCATAAATCCAGGCGATGAGGTGTTGATACCGGACCCTGGCTTTGTGTGTTATGAACCAGCAGTGTTGATTGCGGGAGGAACTCCTGTCTCAATGCCGATGCTTGAGGATGACTGTTTCAAGCCGGATATAGAGACTGTGACGTCACTTATCACGGAGAAGTCACGTGTGATTATTCTCAATTTTCCCAATAACCCTACGGGGTCTATTTTGACCTATGATGAGTTAGCTGAGTTGTCGAAGCTTGCGGTCGAAAAAGATCTAATTATTATTTCTGATGAGGTTTATGAAAAAATTATTTATGATGATGCGAAACACTATTGCTTGGCAACGTTTCCTGGTATGCGTGAGCGGACGATAGTTGTAAATTCTTTTTCTAAAACATATGCCATGACAGGTTTTCGTGTTGGATGCGCGTTAGGACACGAGGATTTAATCTCACCTATGTTGCTAACTCAGCAATTTACAGTGGCATGTGTCGATGGGCCAGCTCAATATGCTGCTACGGCGGCTTTGGAAGGCCCACAAAAGTTTGTGTCGGAAATGGTTTCTAAATTTGATAAACGACGCAGACTTGTCTATAGACGATTAGGTGAAATTGAAGGATTCAACTGTTTCCTTCCAAAAGGTGCTTTCTATGCGTTTCCGAATATTAAATCGTACAAAACAACATCTGCTGATTTTTCTGAGTTCCTATTGAAAAAGGCAAAAGTGGCTGTGACACCTGGTTCTTCGTTTGGCAAATATGGCGAAAACTATTTGCGGTTTTCATTTGCTACGGCATATGAGAAAATCAATGAGGCGCTGGATAGGATAGAGAAAGCTGTTGGGAATGCTAAAACCAGGTAA
- a CDS encoding MarR family transcriptional regulator: MLDPFILVSVLSVFTLIVAVLYSKRIREAHEKYVEAKSIIGDVIFSFNRQVQRQGDQLEISARKVDVLSSHNEFFTEKLAKQEKEVQALAKKVKSLPTLEKVLTRIDALEDKFVEVSSMRDTLLQKVDEMEERRFHQIESETKIESAIPIKREKALAPLTTTELSVLEFLAIEGEKTAPEIKERIKLSREHTARLMKKLYEDGYLERSTSKIPFKYHLKEEMRKILRGPEQKG; the protein is encoded by the coding sequence ATGTTAGACCCCTTTATTCTTGTAAGCGTCTTGTCAGTATTCACTTTGATAGTTGCAGTTCTATATAGCAAACGCATCCGTGAAGCTCATGAAAAGTATGTAGAAGCCAAAAGCATTATTGGCGACGTTATTTTCAGTTTTAACAGGCAGGTGCAAAGACAGGGGGACCAGCTTGAGATTTCAGCTCGGAAGGTCGATGTTCTTTCTAGTCATAACGAGTTTTTTACTGAAAAACTGGCAAAGCAGGAAAAAGAGGTCCAGGCGCTTGCGAAAAAGGTGAAATCCCTTCCTACTTTGGAAAAGGTGCTAACTAGAATTGACGCCTTGGAAGATAAGTTCGTTGAAGTTTCGTCGATGAGAGATACCTTGCTACAGAAAGTTGATGAGATGGAGGAACGAAGGTTTCACCAGATAGAGTCGGAAACAAAAATTGAATCAGCCATTCCAATAAAGCGAGAAAAAGCGTTGGCGCCGTTGACTACAACTGAACTTTCAGTTCTTGAGTTTCTTGCTATTGAAGGAGAAAAGACAGCCCCGGAAATAAAGGAGCGAATAAAACTTAGCAGAGAACACACGGCGCGTTTGATGAAGAAACTTTATGAAGATGGTTATTTAGAGCGTAGCACCAGCAAAATTCCTTTCAAGTACCATCTGAAAGAAGAGATGCGGAAAATTCTCAGGGGCCCTGAGCAGAAAGGCTAG
- a CDS encoding ATP-binding protein, whose amino-acid sequence MSNHFGSICEVKGDKISFFLNKGTNLCFGQIVRVDSGNSRFYARVVNAQSKSTLDTGEQLREAEGKEAFGPYSCYKNIEAILFLERKAGKVRSPTFNPNYMDKVYPTTAEDSDVLKLAGELKIGYLRSGEQTLGIVGINVDAIPRMMGIFGMTGSGKTNTELIINAQLVDHSPRTAGLIFDFAGQLLEGKELNNKGLCNHPFFHSRVRFYSTKEEKLRVGLRTLRPWKLRNLYPDITPPQNRLAEKLYQQLGEGWIEKSREEYERNGRTGIAKITSAHRETIAALMRKLLSLDSRLFPPSRYSFIDDVIENISQGITCLVDISGITIEEQHRVVCLTASGVANHYKRMWEAKFEEWQKLPTLLITLEEAHEFLDPSREGTIFSAIALTYRKYRVGLNAVTPRPSRINPDVFAELWTKVIMKTELKTDRDYLTRNTPYLEYSDTEVKMLDIGEALLISEPKIRFAVPVKVTHYPEYLETKEKVDYNLPPSKPLKAMEENLKRLRNAARNLGTS is encoded by the coding sequence GTGTCTAACCATTTTGGTTCCATATGCGAAGTAAAAGGTGACAAGATCTCCTTTTTCTTGAACAAGGGCACAAATCTTTGCTTTGGGCAAATAGTTCGCGTAGACTCAGGTAACAGTAGGTTTTATGCTAGAGTTGTGAATGCCCAAAGCAAGTCTACTCTTGATACTGGTGAGCAACTTCGCGAAGCAGAAGGAAAGGAAGCTTTTGGCCCTTACTCGTGTTACAAAAATATTGAGGCTATTCTTTTTCTTGAAAGAAAAGCTGGGAAGGTTCGGTCTCCGACTTTCAACCCTAACTATATGGACAAAGTCTACCCGACAACTGCAGAAGATTCAGACGTATTGAAACTTGCAGGAGAGTTGAAAATAGGGTATCTGCGTTCCGGAGAACAAACTCTCGGGATTGTAGGGATAAATGTCGATGCAATACCGCGAATGATGGGCATTTTTGGCATGACAGGCTCTGGAAAAACCAACACTGAACTAATAATAAATGCACAGTTAGTCGACCACAGTCCAAGAACTGCAGGGTTGATTTTTGACTTCGCTGGGCAATTACTGGAGGGGAAGGAGCTGAATAATAAAGGCTTATGCAATCACCCGTTCTTTCATAGTAGAGTACGATTCTATAGTACAAAAGAGGAAAAACTGCGTGTTGGTCTTCGAACACTTCGTCCTTGGAAGTTGCGTAATCTGTATCCCGATATTACCCCTCCTCAAAATCGACTTGCTGAGAAGCTATATCAGCAACTTGGAGAGGGGTGGATTGAAAAGTCAAGAGAAGAATATGAACGGAACGGGCGAACAGGTATAGCCAAAATAACAAGCGCACACAGAGAGACGATCGCTGCTTTAATGAGAAAACTCCTCTCCTTAGATTCAAGGCTTTTCCCTCCCTCTAGATACAGCTTTATTGATGATGTTATTGAAAACATAAGCCAAGGAATCACATGCCTCGTTGACATTTCAGGAATTACAATTGAGGAGCAGCATCGTGTCGTTTGTTTAACGGCGTCAGGTGTGGCAAACCATTACAAGCGCATGTGGGAAGCAAAATTCGAAGAATGGCAGAAACTGCCTACGTTATTAATAACGCTTGAGGAGGCTCATGAATTTCTAGATCCAAGCAGAGAAGGGACAATTTTCTCTGCTATCGCATTGACATATCGAAAATATCGTGTAGGATTAAACGCAGTGACGCCACGACCTTCTAGGATTAATCCCGATGTTTTTGCAGAGCTTTGGACCAAAGTTATTATGAAAACCGAGTTGAAGACTGATAGAGACTATCTTACTAGAAATACGCCGTACCTCGAGTACAGTGACACAGAAGTAAAGATGCTTGATATAGGCGAAGCATTACTAATTTCTGAGCCAAAGATTCGATTTGCAGTCCCGGTGAAGGTGACGCACTACCCAGAATACTTAGAAACTAAAGAGAAAGTTGACTACAACCTGCCTCCATCTAAACCCCTTAAAGCTATGGAGGAAAATCTGAAACGACTACGAAACGCAGCTAGGAACCTCGGCACCAGCTAG
- a CDS encoding DNA double-strand break repair nuclease NurA, protein MDKEVKTDFNEMKEILKSYIEKGQSTSFRDIKDEPSINLKPALANIAPLKKAKTCDVHFFAVDCSTRTLKRANNWGIYLFRVSYATVKKREVDWNFKERIKTLKGDSYVRRKILQETRLQLESEMALRLLHKADKNDYVLLDGASYFGGERKFNAMLYEKCERRGIKLLAISKQSPKLHDEKGRDLIAATYMLAPQGRWVYYPVKKANIHEHLYGDISIIKLCEDSPRAFRCDIMSYLTNHNIQSLLSPLSVISEDPRCLGYPVVLWLAHDFSGVSETKLLQYHVQVEEELAGAGLLDVLRQEELACNFADELHGAKHAFNWEWIERV, encoded by the coding sequence ATGGATAAAGAAGTTAAAACAGATTTTAACGAGATGAAGGAAATACTGAAAAGTTACATTGAGAAGGGGCAGTCAACAAGTTTTAGAGATATAAAAGATGAACCTTCAATAAACTTAAAACCAGCATTAGCAAATATTGCTCCACTAAAGAAAGCGAAAACTTGTGATGTACATTTCTTTGCGGTAGATTGTTCGACTAGAACCTTAAAGAGAGCAAACAATTGGGGCATATACCTCTTCCGAGTTTCATACGCTACTGTTAAAAAACGAGAAGTAGACTGGAATTTCAAAGAGAGAATCAAAACGTTGAAAGGAGATTCATATGTACGTCGCAAAATTCTACAAGAAACGAGACTTCAATTAGAGAGCGAAATGGCCTTAAGGTTACTCCATAAAGCAGATAAAAATGACTATGTTCTTCTTGATGGAGCCAGCTACTTTGGCGGTGAAAGAAAATTTAATGCCATGCTTTATGAGAAATGTGAAAGAAGAGGAATAAAACTACTAGCTATAAGTAAACAATCTCCTAAACTTCATGACGAGAAGGGGCGAGATCTTATTGCTGCGACGTACATGCTTGCCCCTCAGGGACGCTGGGTTTATTACCCTGTTAAGAAAGCTAACATTCATGAGCACCTTTACGGCGACATATCTATCATTAAGCTGTGTGAAGACAGTCCGCGAGCCTTCCGCTGTGACATAATGAGCTATTTAACCAACCACAACATACAATCACTGCTGTCACCTCTTTCTGTGATCTCCGAGGACCCTCGTTGTCTGGGCTATCCAGTGGTACTGTGGCTGGCGCACGATTTTTCGGGTGTTTCTGAGACCAAGCTACTTCAATATCACGTCCAAGTTGAAGAAGAGTTAGCCGGCGCCGGGCTTCTCGATGTACTTCGCCAAGAAGAACTTGCCTGCAATTTTGCAGACGAGCTTCATGGGGCAAAACATGCTTTCAATTGGGAGTGGATTGAGCGTGTCTAA
- a CDS encoding orc1/cdc6 family replication initiation protein yields the protein MKKEADMLDSVFERFLKTNHFFRDRDVLRHDYIPKKLPHREDQIRHLGMIVAPLLKAERCSNIFIYGKTGTGKTAVMKYVLSRLVQKAVEFGAPVRAAYVNCRLEGTEYRVFTRLCGSLNIHVPFTGLAVGEVFDRFKKGLETQNLSLIVILDELDELIKARGNILLYQLTRVNGALCNSTVSIIGISNDLRFKEMLEPRVLSALSEEEVMFKPYDASELQDILWQRAKLAFCKGVLLEGAVSLCAALAAAEHGDARRALDLLRVAGEVAERENAKIIAEDHVREAEKRIERNRVIDALTNLTLHSKFVLYSVYLLGKANIYSAITGDIYEIYTELCKEIGVSPLTQRRVSGLVSELDSIGLLNSRVISRGRYGRTKKISLAIPRSPLKKVYIDDAHLGQLTDFTPKCLILKFGKTKH from the coding sequence ATGAAAAAAGAAGCAGATATGCTTGATTCTGTCTTTGAACGTTTTCTGAAAACTAACCACTTTTTTAGGGATAGAGATGTACTCCGCCATGACTACATCCCAAAAAAACTACCTCACCGTGAAGATCAGATAAGGCACTTAGGCATGATTGTTGCTCCTCTGTTAAAAGCAGAAAGATGTTCCAACATATTTATTTATGGAAAAACAGGTACTGGAAAAACTGCTGTCATGAAATATGTGCTAAGCCGGCTTGTGCAAAAGGCTGTAGAATTTGGTGCACCAGTTAGGGCAGCGTATGTAAATTGCCGCTTAGAAGGAACGGAATATAGGGTGTTTACACGATTATGTGGTTCCTTAAACATCCATGTACCCTTTACTGGACTTGCTGTTGGCGAAGTTTTTGATCGCTTTAAAAAAGGTCTGGAAACCCAAAATCTCTCACTTATTGTTATATTAGACGAACTTGATGAGTTGATAAAGGCTAGAGGCAACATTCTCTTATATCAACTGACGAGGGTAAACGGTGCTCTTTGTAATAGTACCGTCTCTATCATTGGAATATCAAACGATCTACGTTTCAAAGAAATGCTGGAGCCACGCGTTTTAAGTGCCTTGAGTGAAGAGGAGGTAATGTTTAAACCCTACGATGCTTCCGAACTTCAAGACATTTTATGGCAAAGGGCAAAGTTAGCATTCTGCAAGGGTGTTTTACTAGAAGGTGCTGTGAGCCTTTGTGCCGCTTTGGCTGCTGCGGAACATGGGGATGCAAGGCGCGCACTCGACTTGCTCCGTGTGGCAGGCGAAGTAGCGGAGAGGGAGAATGCAAAGATAATAGCCGAAGACCATGTTAGAGAAGCCGAGAAGCGAATTGAGCGTAATAGAGTAATTGATGCATTAACAAATTTGACACTGCACTCAAAATTCGTTCTCTACAGCGTATACCTCCTCGGAAAAGCAAACATTTACTCCGCCATTACTGGCGACATATATGAAATATATACTGAACTGTGTAAGGAAATCGGAGTTTCTCCACTGACACAGAGAAGAGTAAGTGGGCTTGTAAGTGAGCTAGATTCAATTGGGTTACTAAATTCAAGGGTCATAAGTAGAGGTCGTTATGGTCGGACAAAAAAAATTAGTCTCGCAATACCGCGAAGCCCCTTAAAGAAAGTGTATATAGACGATGCCCACTTAGGACAGTTAACTGATTTCACACCGAAGTGTTTGATACTGAAATTTGGCAAAACTAAGCATTAA